Proteins encoded in a region of the Terriglobales bacterium genome:
- a CDS encoding type Z 30S ribosomal protein S14 yields the protein MATTAKRVKDAGKPKFSTRQHNRCKICGRPRGYLRKFGICRLCFRGLALRGEIPGVSKSSW from the coding sequence ATGGCAACGACCGCAAAACGAGTGAAGGACGCAGGCAAACCGAAGTTCTCGACCCGGCAGCACAACCGCTGCAAGATCTGCGGGCGCCCGCGCGGATACCTGCGCAAGTTCGGCATCTGCCGCTTGTGCTTCCGCGGGCTGGCGCTCAGGGGCGAGATCCCCGGCGTGTCCAAGTCGTCCTGGTAA
- the rpsH gene encoding 30S ribosomal protein S8, whose amino-acid sequence MSLTDPVADFLARIRNAIHARHQKLDVPTSKLKLELARILKEEGYIANFKPVDEGGHKLLRVYLKYGANNEAVITNLARVSRPGCRVYVGRNEIPRVLGGLGINILTTPKGVMTGRQARKQGVGGEVLCEIW is encoded by the coding sequence ATGAGTTTGACCGATCCGGTGGCAGATTTCCTGGCTCGCATCCGCAATGCGATCCATGCCCGGCACCAGAAGCTCGATGTTCCGACCTCCAAGCTGAAGCTGGAGCTGGCCCGCATCCTGAAGGAAGAGGGCTACATCGCCAACTTCAAGCCGGTGGACGAGGGCGGCCACAAGCTGCTGCGCGTCTACCTGAAGTATGGCGCGAACAACGAGGCGGTGATCACCAACCTGGCGCGGGTGTCGCGTCCGGGATGCCGCGTGTACGTCGGCCGCAACGAGATCCCCCGGGTGCTGGGCGGGCTGGGCATCAACATCCTGACCACTCCCAAGGGAGTCATGACCGGCCGCCAGGCCCGCAAGCAGGGCGTCGGCGGCGAAGTCCTCTGCGAGATCTGGTAA
- the rplF gene encoding 50S ribosomal protein L6 — MSRIGKKPIPIPQGVDVQVQGNVVAVKGPKGRVETRIPEGVTLERKDGHLVASRSGDDKAAVHGLVRALVNNAVEGVTKGWSKELEIVGIGYRAEMKGKSVVVFSLGYSHPIELPVPEGITIAVDAKQTRLTISGIDRQKVGQVAADIRGLRPPDPYKNKGVRYVGERLKKKVGKTGAK, encoded by the coding sequence ATGTCGCGAATTGGAAAAAAACCTATTCCCATCCCGCAGGGCGTGGACGTGCAGGTGCAGGGCAACGTGGTGGCGGTGAAGGGCCCCAAGGGCCGGGTCGAGACCCGCATCCCGGAAGGCGTCACCCTGGAGCGCAAGGACGGGCACCTGGTGGCCAGCCGCAGCGGCGACGACAAGGCCGCGGTCCACGGGCTGGTGCGCGCCCTGGTCAATAACGCCGTCGAAGGCGTGACCAAGGGTTGGTCGAAGGAACTGGAGATCGTGGGCATCGGCTACCGCGCCGAGATGAAGGGGAAGAGCGTCGTGGTGTTCTCGCTCGGTTACTCCCACCCCATTGAGCTGCCGGTCCCCGAGGGCATCACCATCGCGGTGGACGCCAAGCAGACGCGCCTGACCATCAGCGGCATCGACCGCCAGAAGGTCGGGCAGGTGGCGGCCGACATCCGCGGGCTGCGCCCGCCGGACCCGTACAAGAACAAGGGCGTGCGCTACGTCGGCGAGCGCCTGAAGAAGAAGGTCGGCAAGACCGGAGCGAAATAA
- the rplR gene encoding 50S ribosomal protein L18, translating to MIPQITKNDVRQRVHKRIRAKLSGTAERPRLNVYRSLNHIYAQVIDDMGGKTIVSASTREAKIKTGGNLAAAKEVGKQIAQKAKAKGVEKVVFDRGGYLYHGRIKALADAAREAGLKF from the coding sequence ATGATTCCGCAGATCACGAAGAACGACGTCCGGCAGCGGGTGCATAAGCGCATCCGCGCGAAGCTGAGCGGCACCGCCGAGCGGCCGCGCCTGAACGTGTACCGCTCGCTGAACCATATCTACGCCCAGGTCATCGACGACATGGGGGGCAAGACCATCGTGTCGGCGAGCACCCGCGAAGCCAAGATCAAGACCGGCGGGAACCTGGCGGCCGCCAAAGAAGTGGGCAAGCAGATCGCCCAGAAGGCGAAGGCCAAGGGCGTAGAGAAGGTGGTCTTCGACCGCGGCGGCTACCTGTACCACGGCCGCATCAAGGCCCTGGCCGATGCCGCCCGCGAGGCAGGATTGAAATTTTAG
- the rpsE gene encoding 30S ribosomal protein S5, with the protein MPTVKKRLDAGSYQLKDQVVSINRVTKVVKGGKNLSFAALVVVGDPGSAVVGYGSGKAKEVPQAIRKGIEAAKKNLMKVNITQTSIPHSVLGRFGSGMVLLKPAPEGTGVIAGGAVRAVIQSAGIQNVLTKSIGTANPHNVVKATFDALKKLRDRQEVAAMRGKQVEEL; encoded by the coding sequence ATGCCAACTGTCAAGAAGAGACTCGATGCCGGAAGTTACCAGCTGAAGGACCAGGTGGTCTCCATCAACCGCGTCACCAAGGTGGTGAAGGGCGGCAAGAACCTGTCGTTCGCGGCGCTGGTAGTGGTGGGCGATCCCGGTTCCGCGGTGGTCGGCTACGGCTCCGGCAAGGCGAAGGAAGTGCCCCAGGCGATCCGCAAAGGGATCGAGGCGGCCAAGAAGAACCTGATGAAGGTCAACATCACCCAGACCAGCATCCCGCACAGCGTGCTGGGGCGCTTCGGCTCGGGGATGGTGCTGCTGAAGCCGGCGCCGGAAGGCACCGGGGTGATCGCCGGTGGGGCGGTGCGCGCCGTCATCCAGTCGGCGGGCATCCAGAATGTGCTGACCAAGTCCATCGGGACCGCCAACCCGCACAACGTGGTAAAGGCCACCTTCGACGCTCTCAAGAAACTCCGCGATCGCCAGGAAGTGGCGGCGATGCGCGGCAAGCAGGTGGAGGAGCTCTAA
- the rpmD gene encoding 50S ribosomal protein L30 → MPVNKKIRIKWVRSAIQAPVKHKKVIKGLGFTRLNQVIEREDTPSIRGMVNAVPHLVQIVDNAAAK, encoded by the coding sequence ATGCCGGTCAACAAGAAGATCCGCATCAAATGGGTGCGCTCGGCCATCCAGGCTCCGGTGAAGCACAAGAAGGTCATCAAGGGGCTGGGCTTCACGCGCCTCAACCAGGTCATCGAGCGCGAAGACACGCCCTCGATCCGCGGCATGGTGAATGCCGTGCCGCACCTTGTCCAGATCGTGGACAACGCCGCGGCGAAATAA
- the rplO gene encoding 50S ribosomal protein L15 → MNLSTVRAPKKASENRKRVGRGMGSGMGKTSTRGHKGQRSRSGSRMMRGFEGGQMPLHRRLPKRGFTNIFRVEYAIVNLERLADLGTREITPEVLVKAGLAGKNDRVKVLGDGELKSALTVRAHKFSKSAEEKITKAGGRAEVIGGAGPEKPAAKAEKSAAKAEKPAAKPRQGTPKEQ, encoded by the coding sequence ATGAACCTTTCAACAGTTCGAGCACCGAAAAAGGCGTCGGAGAACCGCAAGCGGGTGGGACGCGGCATGGGGTCGGGCATGGGCAAGACCTCCACCCGCGGCCACAAGGGCCAGCGCTCCCGCTCCGGCTCGCGCATGATGCGCGGCTTCGAGGGCGGCCAGATGCCGCTGCACCGCCGCCTGCCCAAGCGCGGCTTCACCAACATCTTTCGCGTCGAGTATGCCATCGTGAACCTGGAGCGCTTGGCGGACTTGGGCACTCGGGAGATCACGCCCGAAGTGCTGGTCAAGGCCGGACTCGCCGGCAAGAACGACCGGGTAAAGGTGCTGGGCGACGGTGAGCTGAAGTCGGCGCTTACCGTGCGCGCCCATAAGTTCTCCAAGTCGGCGGAGGAGAAGATCACCAAGGCCGGCGGGAGGGCCGAGGTCATCGGCGGGGCGGGGCCGGAGAAGCCGGCCGCCAAAGCGGAGAAGTCGGCCGCGAAAGCCGAGAAACCGGCTGCCAAGCCCAGGCAGGGGACCCCCAAGGAACAGTAA
- the secY gene encoding preprotein translocase subunit SecY: MVEKLLNIFRVPDLRKRILFTLGLLAVYRLGGHIPTPGINADLLQQFFEQNAGSFLGFIDLFSGGQLRRLTVFALGIMPYITASIILQLLTVVYEPLARLQKEGELGRKKITKWTRYLTVGLSAMQSLGIAVTLQRSTAAGTQFVTTPGPGFILMTMITLTAGSAFIMWLGEQITERGIGNGMSLLIFAGIVVGLPRGVADLIDKARTEAWGPFTPIALALLIGVMVVVVMFIVFVERSERRIPVQYAKRVVGRRVMGGQSTHLPLRVNTGGVMPVIFASSILTFPQTVGFALRDNRYFGPMLRALGWGEPLYTLLYAVGIIFFAYFYVSIVFNPREVADNMRKYGGFIPGIRPGARTENHINEILTRITLVGGLYLIIISLIPEWMITGIHLNHLPGAVGAFFERLPAWVTNGLGVTFYFGGTSLLIVVGVAMDTVQQIEAQLIMRHYDGFTPRSGRIRGRRAWT, encoded by the coding sequence ATGGTCGAGAAGCTGCTCAACATCTTCCGCGTTCCGGACCTCCGCAAGCGCATCCTGTTCACGCTGGGATTGCTGGCGGTGTACCGCCTGGGTGGGCACATTCCCACCCCCGGCATCAACGCCGACCTGCTGCAGCAGTTCTTCGAGCAGAACGCGGGCAGTTTCCTGGGGTTCATCGATTTGTTCAGCGGCGGACAGTTGCGCCGCCTGACCGTCTTCGCTCTGGGCATCATGCCCTACATCACGGCCTCCATCATCCTGCAGTTGCTAACCGTGGTGTATGAGCCGCTGGCCCGGCTGCAGAAGGAAGGCGAGCTGGGGCGCAAGAAGATCACCAAGTGGACGCGCTACCTGACCGTGGGCCTGAGCGCCATGCAGTCGCTCGGCATCGCCGTCACCCTGCAGCGTTCGACCGCCGCGGGGACGCAATTCGTCACTACTCCCGGCCCCGGCTTCATCCTGATGACGATGATCACGCTGACCGCGGGCTCGGCCTTCATCATGTGGCTGGGCGAGCAGATCACCGAACGTGGTATCGGCAACGGCATGTCGCTGCTCATCTTTGCCGGCATCGTGGTCGGCCTGCCCCGGGGCGTCGCCGACCTGATCGACAAGGCCCGCACCGAGGCCTGGGGGCCGTTCACCCCCATCGCCCTGGCGCTGCTGATCGGGGTCATGGTCGTGGTGGTGATGTTCATCGTGTTCGTGGAGCGCAGCGAGCGCCGCATCCCGGTGCAGTACGCCAAGCGCGTGGTCGGGCGGCGGGTCATGGGCGGACAGAGCACGCACCTGCCGCTGCGGGTCAACACCGGCGGCGTCATGCCGGTCATCTTCGCCAGCTCCATCCTGACCTTCCCGCAAACCGTCGGATTCGCGCTGCGCGACAACCGCTATTTCGGGCCGATGCTGCGCGCCCTGGGCTGGGGCGAGCCGCTCTACACCCTGCTCTACGCCGTGGGCATCATCTTCTTCGCGTACTTCTACGTGTCCATCGTGTTCAACCCGCGCGAGGTCGCCGACAACATGCGCAAGTACGGGGGGTTCATCCCCGGCATCCGCCCTGGCGCCCGCACCGAGAACCACATCAACGAGATCCTGACCCGCATCACGCTGGTCGGCGGACTGTACCTGATCATCATCTCCCTCATCCCGGAGTGGATGATCACCGGCATCCATCTCAACCACCTGCCGGGAGCAGTGGGAGCGTTCTTCGAGCGCTTGCCGGCGTGGGTGACCAACGGCCTGGGCGTGACTTTCTACTTCGGCGGCACGTCGCTGCTGATCGTGGTGGGCGTGGCCATGGACACGGTGCAACAGATCGAGGCGCAACTGATCATGCGCCACTATGACGGGTTCACCCCGCGCAGCGGACGCATCCGCGGCCGCCGCGCCTGGACGTAG
- a CDS encoding adenylate kinase: protein MGSQAGTVLDPKSRNTGPVILLGAPGAGKGTQAKLIAERYGIPQISTGDILRDNVARGTELGKKAKAVMEGGGLVSDDLVCAMVADRLKQADCKRGFILDGFPRTVAQAEWLDRHLTDNVSFFDKGKPYKIPPVVINIKVGYNQLLQRLTGRRSCPTCGRIYNVYFQPPRSEGICDVDGGKLVTRKDDTEEVISERLKAYERQTLPLADFYRGKRQLREVDGEGSVESITGAMFKVVENADRL, encoded by the coding sequence ATGGGTTCACAGGCGGGAACAGTGCTCGATCCGAAGTCGCGCAACACAGGTCCGGTGATCCTGCTGGGCGCGCCCGGCGCGGGCAAGGGCACGCAGGCAAAGTTGATCGCGGAGCGCTACGGCATTCCGCAGATCTCGACCGGTGACATCCTGCGCGACAACGTCGCCCGGGGCACCGAGTTGGGCAAGAAGGCCAAGGCCGTCATGGAAGGCGGCGGGCTGGTTTCCGACGACCTGGTTTGCGCCATGGTCGCGGACCGGCTCAAGCAGGCGGACTGCAAGCGCGGGTTCATCCTCGACGGATTCCCCCGCACGGTCGCCCAGGCAGAGTGGCTGGACAGGCATCTGACGGACAACGTCTCGTTCTTTGATAAAGGGAAACCGTACAAGATCCCGCCCGTTGTGATCAACATCAAGGTGGGCTATAATCAATTGTTGCAGCGACTTACGGGTCGCCGTTCTTGTCCCACCTGCGGGCGGATCTACAACGTCTACTTCCAGCCTCCTCGCTCTGAAGGCATCTGCGACGTGGATGGGGGGAAGCTCGTCACGCGTAAGGACGACACCGAAGAGGTCATCTCCGAGCGCCTGAAGGCATACGAGCGGCAGACGCTGCCTCTGGCCGATTTCTATCGCGGCAAACGTCAGTTGCGCGAGGTGGACGGCGAAGGCTCCGTGGAGTCGATCACGGGAGCGATGTTCAAGGTTGTCGAGAATGCCGATCGTCTGTAA
- the map gene encoding type I methionyl aminopeptidase — translation MPIVCKSPSELEKMRRSGHAVREVLDTVRGLVRPGVTTMDLERAAERKIRELGGAPAFKGYQDYPCVLCTSVNSEIVHGIPSERRALKEGDIVSIDCGVVLDGYYGDAAVTVPVGEVKPEVAKLLEVTEQSLYKGIEKMRIGNTVQDVGSAVQDWVEKHGFSVVREFVGHGIGTQLHEDPQVPNYGTPGHGPKLREGMVLAIEPMVNAGKPGTRVLDDKWTAVTEDGSYSAHFEHCVAVTKNGPMILTQ, via the coding sequence ATGCCGATCGTCTGTAAGTCGCCGTCGGAACTGGAGAAGATGCGGCGCAGCGGGCACGCGGTGCGCGAGGTGCTGGACACGGTGAGAGGCCTGGTCCGTCCGGGCGTCACCACCATGGACCTGGAGCGGGCCGCCGAGCGGAAGATCCGCGAACTGGGCGGGGCGCCGGCTTTCAAGGGGTACCAGGATTACCCTTGTGTGCTCTGCACCTCGGTGAACTCGGAGATCGTGCACGGCATCCCGTCAGAGCGGCGCGCGCTGAAGGAAGGCGACATCGTCTCCATCGATTGCGGCGTGGTGCTCGATGGTTACTACGGCGATGCCGCCGTCACCGTGCCGGTAGGCGAGGTGAAGCCGGAGGTCGCCAAGCTGCTCGAGGTGACCGAGCAGTCGCTGTACAAGGGCATCGAGAAGATGCGCATCGGCAACACCGTGCAGGATGTCGGCTCCGCGGTGCAGGACTGGGTGGAGAAGCACGGGTTCAGCGTGGTGCGGGAGTTCGTCGGCCACGGCATCGGGACCCAGTTGCACGAGGACCCGCAGGTGCCCAATTACGGCACGCCGGGGCATGGGCCCAAGCTGCGCGAGGGCATGGTGCTGGCCATCGAGCCGATGGTGAACGCCGGCAAGCCCGGCACCCGCGTGCTGGACGACAAGTGGACGGCGGTGACCGAAGACGGCAGCTACAGCGCCCACTTCGAGCACTGCGTGGCAGTCACCAAGAACGGCCCCATGATCTTGACGCAGTAG
- the infA gene encoding translation initiation factor IF-1 yields the protein MSKEDAIEVMAVVIEPLPNAMFRVELENKHQVLAHVSGKMRKNFIRILPGDRVAVELSPYDLTRGRIVYRYK from the coding sequence GTGAGTAAAGAAGACGCGATTGAGGTCATGGCAGTGGTGATCGAGCCCCTGCCCAATGCCATGTTCCGAGTGGAACTGGAGAACAAGCACCAGGTGTTAGCGCACGTCTCCGGCAAGATGCGCAAGAACTTCATCCGCATCCTGCCCGGCGACCGGGTCGCGGTGGAACTTTCCCCCTACGACCTGACGCGCGGGCGGATCGTCTACCGGTACAAATAG
- the rpmJ gene encoding 50S ribosomal protein L36: protein MKVRASVKKICDKCKVIHRKGVVRVICENSKHKQRQG, encoded by the coding sequence ATGAAGGTACGGGCATCGGTCAAGAAGATTTGCGACAAGTGCAAGGTCATCCACCGCAAGGGCGTGGTCCGGGTGATCTGCGAAAACTCAAAGCATAAGCAGCGTCAAGGTTGA
- the rpsM gene encoding 30S ribosomal protein S13, protein MARIAGVDLPRNKHVNIALTYIYGIGHPRANRIVATAKVDPMKKVQDLNEDEVNRIRQVIEAEGNVEGDLRKDTSMHIKRLIEIGSYRGQRHRRNLPVRGQRTHTNARTRKGPRRGTVAAKKKATAKT, encoded by the coding sequence ATGGCACGCATTGCAGGCGTCGATCTTCCGCGCAACAAGCACGTGAACATCGCGCTGACCTACATCTACGGCATCGGCCATCCGCGCGCGAATCGCATCGTAGCGACCGCCAAGGTGGACCCCATGAAGAAGGTCCAGGACCTGAACGAGGACGAGGTCAACCGCATCCGCCAGGTCATCGAGGCCGAGGGCAACGTCGAAGGCGACCTGCGCAAGGACACCTCGATGCATATCAAGCGGCTGATCGAGATCGGCTCGTACCGCGGCCAGCGCCACCGCCGCAACCTGCCGGTCCGGGGACAGCGTACCCACACCAACGCGCGCACTCGCAAGGGCCCGCGCCGCGGCACGGTGGCGGCCAAGAAGAAAGCGACGGCTAAGACCTAA
- the rpsK gene encoding 30S ribosomal protein S11 has product MAKQPAAAAAAAGAGTPEAPAKKGKRKQFKKKERKNVPHGVAHIQASFNNTIVTIADQEGRVLSWKSSGSLGFRGSRKGTPFAAQQAAMNAANMAREHGLRSVEVRVSGPGSGRESAIRALAAAGIDVKSIKDVTPVPHNGCRPPKRRRV; this is encoded by the coding sequence ATGGCGAAGCAACCAGCAGCAGCAGCAGCAGCAGCCGGCGCCGGGACTCCGGAAGCTCCGGCGAAAAAAGGCAAGCGCAAGCAGTTCAAGAAGAAAGAGCGGAAGAACGTTCCGCACGGCGTGGCCCACATCCAGGCGTCGTTCAACAACACCATCGTCACCATCGCCGACCAGGAAGGCCGGGTGTTGTCGTGGAAGAGCTCGGGCTCGCTCGGCTTCCGCGGCAGCCGCAAGGGCACGCCCTTTGCCGCCCAGCAGGCCGCGATGAACGCTGCCAACATGGCCCGCGAGCACGGGCTGCGCAGCGTGGAAGTGCGCGTCAGCGGGCCGGGTTCGGGCCGCGAGTCGGCCATCCGCGCCCTGGCCGCCGCCGGGATCGACGTCAAGTCCATCAAGGACGTGACGCCCGTTCCTCACAACGGCTGCCGCCCGCCCAAGCGGCGCAGAGTTTAG
- the rpsD gene encoding 30S ribosomal protein S4 produces the protein MARYKDAVCRLCRREGMKLFLKGTKCFSEKCPIEKRNFAPGQHGKDRKAKIVGYGLQLREKQKAKRIYFTLEKQFRNYFEKAARAKGVTGEALLQQLERRLDNVVYRLGFAISRRQARQLVRHGHVAVNGRKVNIPSFQVAVGDEVSVRERSKDLVVIQTSKETTSHQSVANWLEVDRDNNKGRITALPKREDINLPVNEQLIVELYSK, from the coding sequence TTGGCTCGTTATAAAGATGCAGTCTGCCGCCTTTGCCGCCGCGAAGGCATGAAATTGTTCCTCAAGGGCACGAAGTGCTTCTCCGAGAAATGTCCCATCGAGAAGCGCAACTTTGCTCCCGGCCAGCACGGGAAGGACCGCAAGGCCAAGATCGTCGGCTACGGCCTCCAGTTGCGCGAGAAGCAGAAAGCCAAGCGCATCTACTTCACCCTGGAGAAGCAGTTCCGCAACTATTTCGAGAAAGCCGCGCGCGCCAAGGGCGTGACCGGCGAGGCGCTGTTGCAGCAGCTGGAGCGCCGTCTCGACAACGTGGTGTACCGCCTGGGATTCGCCATCTCGCGCCGCCAGGCACGCCAGCTGGTCCGGCACGGGCATGTGGCGGTCAACGGCCGCAAGGTGAACATCCCCTCCTTCCAGGTCGCGGTGGGCGATGAAGTTTCGGTCCGCGAGCGCAGCAAGGACCTGGTCGTGATCCAGACTTCAAAGGAGACCACCAGCCACCAGTCGGTCGCGAACTGGCTGGAGGTGGACCGCGACAACAACAAGGGTCGCATCACGGCGCTGCCCAAACGCGAAGACATCAACCTCCCGGTCAACGAGCAGTTGATCGTGGAGCTGTATTCGAAATAA
- a CDS encoding DNA-directed RNA polymerase subunit alpha, which yields MLWKGFQKPKRLASEPETLTDRYGKFSAQPFERGFGTTIGNALRRVLLSSIEGAAVTAVKIEGVLHEFQSIPGVVEDATDIILNLKQIPFKLNGEGPKTIYVRSDQPGVVTSGMIEADADVEILDKNMYIATISEGGKLDMEMRLKRGRGYVSADKNFDEDLGLGYIPIDSVHSPVRKCNYTVEAARLGQITDYDKLTLEVWTNGSVTPADAIGLAAKLLKDHMSIFINFEEEVEATAAADDSKPEIRNENLNRSVEELELSVRSYNCLKNANIQTIGELVQKTEAEMLKTKNFGRKSLNEIKEILASMGLSLGMKIDEHGNAVPAGQGSSSAAMGAYRPDQY from the coding sequence ATGCTTTGGAAAGGCTTCCAGAAACCCAAGCGCCTCGCTTCCGAGCCCGAGACCCTCACCGATCGTTACGGTAAGTTCTCGGCGCAGCCGTTCGAGCGCGGCTTCGGCACCACCATCGGCAACGCCCTGCGGCGTGTGCTGCTCTCCTCCATCGAGGGCGCGGCCGTCACCGCGGTCAAGATCGAAGGCGTGCTCCACGAATTCCAGTCCATCCCCGGGGTGGTCGAGGATGCCACCGACATCATCCTCAACCTGAAGCAGATCCCCTTCAAGCTGAACGGGGAAGGTCCGAAGACCATCTACGTGCGCTCCGACCAGCCGGGCGTGGTCACCAGCGGGATGATCGAGGCCGACGCCGACGTCGAGATCCTCGACAAGAATATGTACATCGCGACCATCTCCGAGGGCGGCAAGCTCGACATGGAGATGCGCCTCAAGCGCGGCCGCGGATACGTCTCCGCCGACAAGAACTTCGACGAGGACCTGGGGCTGGGTTACATCCCCATCGACTCGGTGCACTCGCCGGTGCGCAAGTGCAATTACACCGTGGAAGCGGCGCGACTGGGCCAGATCACCGACTACGACAAGCTGACCCTCGAGGTCTGGACCAACGGTTCGGTCACACCGGCCGACGCCATCGGGCTGGCTGCCAAGCTGCTCAAGGACCACATGAGCATCTTCATCAACTTCGAGGAAGAGGTGGAGGCCACGGCGGCGGCTGACGACAGCAAGCCGGAGATCCGCAACGAGAACCTTAACCGTTCGGTCGAGGAGCTCGAGCTCTCGGTGCGCAGCTACAACTGCCTGAAGAATGCCAACATTCAGACCATCGGCGAACTGGTGCAGAAGACCGAAGCCGAGATGCTGAAGACCAAGAACTTCGGGCGCAAGTCGCTCAACGAGATCAAGGAGATCCTGGCCTCGATGGGCCTGAGCCTGGGCATGAAGATCGACGAACACGGCAACGCCGTGCCCGCCGGCCAGGGCTCGAGCTCGGCGGCCATGGGCGCCTATCGCCCCGACCAGTACTAA
- the rplQ gene encoding 50S ribosomal protein L17: MRHRVAGWKLGRNTSHRRALLRNLVTSLILEERIETTVPKAKAMRPHVEKMITLGKRGDVSARRQAAAFLMTRAAVDKLFEIAPRFGDREGGFTRLIRTSFRRGDGGEKAFIELLGSEKVLEAKREKRAEARAKKAEESRKAMEEAQKEAGAADTGAAGEGGETKE, from the coding sequence ATGCGTCATCGTGTTGCAGGTTGGAAACTCGGACGAAACACCAGTCACCGTCGCGCCTTGCTGCGCAACCTGGTGACTTCGCTCATCCTCGAGGAGCGCATCGAGACCACGGTCCCCAAGGCCAAGGCCATGCGCCCGCACGTGGAGAAGATGATCACCCTGGGCAAGCGCGGCGACGTGTCGGCCCGCCGGCAGGCCGCGGCCTTCCTCATGACCCGCGCCGCCGTGGACAAGCTCTTCGAGATCGCCCCTCGCTTCGGAGACCGCGAAGGCGGCTTCACCCGCCTGATCCGCACCAGCTTCCGTCGCGGCGACGGCGGCGAGAAGGCCTTCATCGAGCTGCTCGGCAGCGAGAAGGTCCTGGAGGCCAAGCGGGAGAAGCGCGCCGAGGCCCGCGCCAAGAAGGCGGAAGAGAGCCGCAAGGCGATGGAAGAGGCCCAGAAAGAAGCGGGTGCAGCCGACACCGGCGCGGCCGGCGAAGGCGGCGAGACCAAGGAATAG